From the Bacteroidia bacterium genome, one window contains:
- a CDS encoding IS3 family transposase yields the protein MNAYRNEFSIERMASVLNVSCSGYYAWRRRGEHARAERTAAFDMAVREEFLRRKSSYGVRRLVKALRKRGFACGRSRVAASMRRQGLKVKHRRRFITTTDSKHSYTVSPNMLERQFSVDAPDTVWVSDITYLRSTSGWLYLCVFIDLFSRKIVGWEVSTSLRHTMVVTAFKRAAWTRSIRAGLIVHSDRGVQYCCEGFRSALRPYGSIQSMSRKGDCWDNAVAESFFATLKKEMPEGLLFASVTDARRYLFEYIELEYNNQRLHSTLGYHTPQEHENLYWSKKRLGNDMEQAA from the coding sequence ATGAACGCATATCGGAACGAGTTTAGCATCGAAAGGATGGCCAGCGTGCTCAACGTATCGTGCTCAGGCTATTATGCATGGCGTCGTCGTGGCGAGCATGCACGCGCCGAGCGCACCGCAGCCTTCGATATGGCGGTCCGGGAGGAATTCCTGCGCAGGAAATCCAGCTACGGCGTACGTCGTCTCGTCAAAGCATTACGCAAGCGCGGTTTCGCGTGCGGGCGGAGCCGCGTGGCGGCCAGCATGCGTCGGCAGGGATTGAAGGTCAAGCATCGTCGCCGTTTCATTACCACGACAGATTCGAAGCATTCGTATACTGTCTCGCCAAATATGCTCGAACGCCAGTTTTCGGTCGATGCACCTGATACGGTGTGGGTGAGTGATATCACGTATTTGCGCAGCACCTCCGGATGGTTGTACTTGTGCGTGTTTATCGACCTGTTTTCCCGGAAGATCGTCGGCTGGGAGGTCAGCACATCGTTGCGCCATACAATGGTTGTGACCGCGTTCAAACGCGCGGCTTGGACGCGAAGCATACGTGCGGGGCTTATCGTGCATTCTGATCGCGGTGTGCAATACTGCTGCGAGGGATTCCGCAGTGCCCTGCGCCCTTACGGCAGCATTCAGAGCATGAGCAGGAAGGGTGATTGCTGGGATAACGCCGTCGCCGAGTCATTTTTTGCCACGTTGAAGAAGGAAATGCCGGAAGGACTTCTCTTCGCGTCGGTGACGGATGCCCGGCGATACCTCTTCGAGTACATTGAACTTGAATACAATAATCAGCGTCTGCACAGCACGCTGGGCTATCATACGCCGCAGGAACACGAGAATCTGTATTGGTCGAAGAAACGTCTCGGCAATGACATGGAGCAGGCGGCATGA
- a CDS encoding transposase, whose protein sequence is MVKRTHKKYDAAFKRSVIELADSTDRPDSALEEEFDLYDGAIRTWRRQLLTQKSEAFPGNGNLPASDSELHRLRRENEILRQEREILKKQWPSSRYPRSPVPVYERISERV, encoded by the coding sequence ATGGTAAAACGAACCCACAAGAAATATGATGCTGCATTCAAACGATCCGTGATCGAGTTGGCTGACAGCACCGATCGACCCGACTCCGCGCTTGAGGAGGAGTTCGACCTCTATGATGGTGCGATACGCACCTGGCGCCGTCAGCTTCTGACACAGAAGTCAGAGGCCTTTCCCGGCAACGGAAATCTTCCCGCCAGTGATTCTGAACTGCATCGTCTTCGTCGAGAGAACGAGATTCTCCGTCAGGAGCGCGAAATATTAAAAAAGCAGTGGCCATCTTCTCGCTACCCACGAAGCCCGGTTCCGGTTTATGAACGCATATCGGAACGAGTTTAG